From a region of the Syngnathus typhle isolate RoL2023-S1 ecotype Sweden linkage group LG12, RoL_Styp_1.0, whole genome shotgun sequence genome:
- the wu:fi75a02 gene encoding uncharacterized protein wu:fi75a02 isoform X2, with protein MLALPPPEVTPPAPPSADNNVYGAPQAIAPQGRQRRQPGPRPSCPCAALLPRLLATHRMEVRRLLRGALASLARRVDALERTAGGGRRKSPERRAVPRADCRRGPAPFPRPPSSSVAPESSPPLCPRDGESRVEGRGVKRRRNHRGGEGDRRLGRFVGRLAVRPAGDGAPDRATLTLLNLEPGSPEQGGQSLKGVSLVLGRNGYSGRWTACRRSSGSTPPPPLLPCSAASLLRLSATALATLGGGTHWNLWRPLSDWTAPPSLAVDHCYIQEADLRAPEADRRADSRKRLLAPPLPPCAEAVASPPLPVAQSASGCKQKAGRVSRIRISRAAPREIPLTPMGLPKVKRLNKKEFSVEEIYTNKNYKCPANNRTLETIFEEPREKDGALLLIGQQRRRRLLLFPDFTQPRKRKRAQGVGLPVAVPRKRVVRRQYRAGRSVDDQSDLDVMLVQRLSALEDFLTAQGLDV; from the exons ATGCTGGCCCTTCCCCCGCCGGAAGTGACGCCACCTGCACCCCCATCAGCTGACAACAATGTCTACGGAGCCCCGCAAGCGA TCGCTCCTCAGGGTCGTCAGCGGCGGCAACCCGGCCCTCGGCCCAGCTGTCCTTGCGCGGCGCTCTTGCCCCGCCTCCTGGCCACCCACAGGATGGAAGTGCGGCGTCTCCTGCGAGGGGCGCTGGCGTCGTTGGCCCGGCGAGTGGACGCTTTGGAGCGAACGGCTGGCGGCGGCAGGAGGAAGAGCCCCGAGAGACGCGCCGTGCCGCGAGCTGACTGTCGCAGAG GGCCGGCACCATTCCCCAGGCCGCCGTCCTCTTCCGTCGCCCCGGAGAGCTCGCCGCCGCTTTGTCCCAGGGACGGCGAGAGCCGAGTGGAGGGGAGGGGcgtcaagaggaggaggaaccaCAGAGGAGGAGAGGGGGACCGGCGACTCGGGAGGTTCGTAGGCCGGTTGGCCGTCCGCCCGGCGGGAGACGGGGCTCCTGACCGGGCCACCCTCACGCTCCTCAACTTGGAGCCCGGAAGTCCGGAGCAAGGTGGCCAATCGCTCAAGGGTGTCAGCCTGGTTTTGGGCCGCAACGGTTACAG CGGCCGATGGACGGCCTGCCGCCGCTCTTCCGGCTCGACGCCGCCGCCCCCTCTGTTGCCCTGCTCGGCCGCCTCCCTGCTACGTCTGTCTGCGACGGCCCTGGCGACGCTCGGGGGCGGGACCCACTGGAATCTCTGGCGGCCCCTGAGCGACTGGACGGCCCCACCCAGTCTCGCCGTCGATCACTG ttacATCCAAGAAGCTGACCTCAG GGCGCCAGAAGCAGACAGAAGAGCCGATTCCCGGAAGCGCCTCCTCGCCCCGCCTCTTCCTCCTTGCGCCGAGGCGGTCGCGTCGCCTCCGCTCCCGGTCGCCCAGTCGGCAAGTGGGTGCAAGCAG AAAGCCGGACGCGTCTCGCGGATCCGGATCAGCCGAGCGGCGCCGCGAGAGATCCCGCTCACGCCCATGGGCCTGCCCAAGGTCAAAAG GTTGAATAAGAAGGAGTTCAGCGTGGAGGAGATTTACACCAACAAGAATTACAAATGTCCCGCCAACAACAG GACTCTGGAGACCATCTTTGAGGAGCCTCGGGAGAAGGACGGAGCCTTGCTCCTCATTGGCCAGCAGAGGCGGCGCAGGCTTCTCCTCTTCCCGGACTTCACTCAACCCAGAAAGAGGAAACGAGCGCAAG GTGTTGGACTTCCCGTCGCGGTGCCCAGAAAACGCGTCGTTCGGCGTCAGTACCGCGCGGGGCGCAGCGTCGACGACCAGTCGGACCTGGACGTGATGCTGGTGCAGAGA
- the wu:fi75a02 gene encoding uncharacterized protein wu:fi75a02 isoform X1, producing the protein MLALPPPEVTPPAPPSADNNVYGAPQAIAPQGRQRRQPGPRPSCPCAALLPRLLATHRMEVRRLLRGALASLARRVDALERTAGGGRRKSPERRAVPRADCRRGPAPFPRPPSSSVAPESSPPLCPRDGESRVEGRGVKRRRNHRGGEGDRRLGRFVGRLAVRPAGDGAPDRATLTLLNLEPGSPEQGGQSLKGVSLVLGRNGYSFCPFDLLRSTSGRWTACRRSSGSTPPPPLLPCSAASLLRLSATALATLGGGTHWNLWRPLSDWTAPPSLAVDHCYIQEADLRAPEADRRADSRKRLLAPPLPPCAEAVASPPLPVAQSASGCKQKAGRVSRIRISRAAPREIPLTPMGLPKVKRLNKKEFSVEEIYTNKNYKCPANNRTLETIFEEPREKDGALLLIGQQRRRRLLLFPDFTQPRKRKRAQGVGLPVAVPRKRVVRRQYRAGRSVDDQSDLDVMLVQRLSALEDFLTAQGLDV; encoded by the exons ATGCTGGCCCTTCCCCCGCCGGAAGTGACGCCACCTGCACCCCCATCAGCTGACAACAATGTCTACGGAGCCCCGCAAGCGA TCGCTCCTCAGGGTCGTCAGCGGCGGCAACCCGGCCCTCGGCCCAGCTGTCCTTGCGCGGCGCTCTTGCCCCGCCTCCTGGCCACCCACAGGATGGAAGTGCGGCGTCTCCTGCGAGGGGCGCTGGCGTCGTTGGCCCGGCGAGTGGACGCTTTGGAGCGAACGGCTGGCGGCGGCAGGAGGAAGAGCCCCGAGAGACGCGCCGTGCCGCGAGCTGACTGTCGCAGAG GGCCGGCACCATTCCCCAGGCCGCCGTCCTCTTCCGTCGCCCCGGAGAGCTCGCCGCCGCTTTGTCCCAGGGACGGCGAGAGCCGAGTGGAGGGGAGGGGcgtcaagaggaggaggaaccaCAGAGGAGGAGAGGGGGACCGGCGACTCGGGAGGTTCGTAGGCCGGTTGGCCGTCCGCCCGGCGGGAGACGGGGCTCCTGACCGGGCCACCCTCACGCTCCTCAACTTGGAGCCCGGAAGTCCGGAGCAAGGTGGCCAATCGCTCAAGGGTGTCAGCCTGGTTTTGGGCCGCAACGGTTACAG CTTCTGTCCTTTTGACTTGCTGCGATCCACCAGCGGCCGATGGACGGCCTGCCGCCGCTCTTCCGGCTCGACGCCGCCGCCCCCTCTGTTGCCCTGCTCGGCCGCCTCCCTGCTACGTCTGTCTGCGACGGCCCTGGCGACGCTCGGGGGCGGGACCCACTGGAATCTCTGGCGGCCCCTGAGCGACTGGACGGCCCCACCCAGTCTCGCCGTCGATCACTG ttacATCCAAGAAGCTGACCTCAG GGCGCCAGAAGCAGACAGAAGAGCCGATTCCCGGAAGCGCCTCCTCGCCCCGCCTCTTCCTCCTTGCGCCGAGGCGGTCGCGTCGCCTCCGCTCCCGGTCGCCCAGTCGGCAAGTGGGTGCAAGCAG AAAGCCGGACGCGTCTCGCGGATCCGGATCAGCCGAGCGGCGCCGCGAGAGATCCCGCTCACGCCCATGGGCCTGCCCAAGGTCAAAAG GTTGAATAAGAAGGAGTTCAGCGTGGAGGAGATTTACACCAACAAGAATTACAAATGTCCCGCCAACAACAG GACTCTGGAGACCATCTTTGAGGAGCCTCGGGAGAAGGACGGAGCCTTGCTCCTCATTGGCCAGCAGAGGCGGCGCAGGCTTCTCCTCTTCCCGGACTTCACTCAACCCAGAAAGAGGAAACGAGCGCAAG GTGTTGGACTTCCCGTCGCGGTGCCCAGAAAACGCGTCGTTCGGCGTCAGTACCGCGCGGGGCGCAGCGTCGACGACCAGTCGGACCTGGACGTGATGCTGGTGCAGAGA